The Struthio camelus isolate bStrCam1 chromosome 14, bStrCam1.hap1, whole genome shotgun sequence genome has a window encoding:
- the LRRN1 gene encoding leucine-rich repeat neuronal protein 1, translating to MAKISFVLSVCQLVLELLMNSLTESSIQSNECPQLCVCEIRPWFTPQSTYREATTVDCNDLRLTKIPSNLSSDTQVLLLQSNNIAKTTDELQQLFNLTELDFSQNNFTSIKDVGLSNLTQLTTLHLEENQITEMTDYCLQDLCNLQELYINHNQISSISANAFSGLKNLLRLHLNSNKLKVIDSRWFDSTPNLEILMIGENPVIGILDMNFKPLSNLRSLVLAGMYLTDIPGNALVGLDSLESLSFYDNKLVKVPQLALEKVPNLKFLDLNKNPIHKIQEGDFKNMLRLKELGINNMGELVSVDRYALDNLPELTKLEATNNPKLSYIHRLAFRNVPALESLMLNNNALNAVYQKTVESLPNLREISIHSNPLRCDCVIHWINSNKTNIRFMEPLSMFCAMPPEYRGQQVKEVVIQDSNEQCLPMISHETFPNHLNLDIGMTVFLDCRAMAEPEPEIYWVTPLGNKVTAESLSDKYKLSSEGTLEIANIQIEDSGRYTCVAQNIEGADTRVATIRVNGTLLDGTQVLKIYVKQAESHSILVSWKVNSNVMTSNLKWSSATMKIDNPHITYTARVPVDVHEYNLTHLQPSTDYEVCLTVSNIHQQTQKSCVNVTTKNAAFALDISDQETSTALAAVMGSMFAVISLASISVYITKRFKRKNYHHSLKKYMQKTSSIPLNELYPPLINLWEGDSEKDKDGSAETKPTQVDTSRSYYMW from the coding sequence ATGGCTAAGATTAGCTTTGTTTTAAGTGTTTGCCAGTTGGTGCTAGAATTGTTAATGAATTCATTAACTGAGTCTTCCATACAGAGTAATGAATGTCCACAGCTTTGTGTATGTGAAATCAGGCCGTGGTTTACACCACAGTCAACTTACAGGGAAGCTACAACAGTTGATTGCAATGACCTTCGTTTAACAAAAATCCCCAGCAATCTTTCCAGTGACACTCAAGTCCTTCTCTTACAAAGTAACAATATCGCAAAGACCACAGATGAACTCCAACAGCTGTTTAATTTAACAGAATTAGATTTTTCACAAAATAACTTCACTAGTATCAAAGACGTGGGGCTATCAAATCTCACTCAACTTACTACTTTGCACCTGGAGGAAAACCAGATAACAGAGATGACTGACTACTGCTTGCAAGACCTTTGTAATCTTCAGGAATTATATATAAATCACAACCAGATCAGCAGTATTTCTGCAAATGCATTCTCTGGCCTGAAGAACCTTCTAAGATTGCACCTCAATTCCAACAAATTAAAAGTTATTGACAGCCGTTGGTTTGATTCTACTCCTAACTTGGAGATTCTTATGATTGGAGAAAATCCAGTGATTGGAATACTAGATATGAACTTCAAACCGCTCTCAAATTTAAGGAGTCTAGTTTTGGCAGGTATGTATCTCACAGATATTCCTGGCAATGCATTAGTAGGCTTGGATAGTCTGGAAAGTCTTTCTTTTTATGACAACAAATTGGTAAAAGTTCCTCAGCTTGCACTTGAGAAAGTTCCAAATTTAAAATTCTTGGATCTCAACAAAAATCCAATTCATAAAATTCAAGAAGGAGATTTCAAGAACATGCTCAGATTGAAAGAACTTGGAATCAATAATATGGGAGAGCTCGTTTCCGTTGATAGGTATGCATTAGACAACCTGCCTGAACTTACAAAGCTTGAAGCCACCAACAATCCGAAGTTGTCTTACATCCACCGCTTGGCATTTCGCAACGTTCCCGCTTTGGAAAGCTTGATGCTGAACAACAATGCCTTGAACGCAGTCTACCAAAAGACAGTGGAATCGCTTCCAAACCTGCGCGAGATCAGTATCCATAGTAACCCACTCAGGTGCGACTGTGTCATTCACTGGATAAACTCCAACAAGACCAATATCCGGTTCATGGAACCTCTGTCTATGTTTTGTGCTATGCCCCCCGAATACAGAGGACAGCAGGTGAAAGAAGTGGTAATACAGGATTCAAATGAACAGTGTCTTCCAATGATTTCTCATGAGACTTTTCCAAATCACTTAAATTTGGACATTGGCATGACGGTGTTTTTAGACTGTCGGGCCATGGCGGAACCTGAGCCAGAAATTTACTGGGTCACTCCTCTCGGAAATAAAGTAACTGCTGAAAGTCTCTCTGACAAGTACAAGCTGAGCAGTGAAGGTACCCTAGAAATCGCTAATATTCAGATCGAAGACTCTGGGAGGTACACCTGTGTTGCTCAAAACATCGAAGGGGCTGATACAAGGGTGGCGACCATACGCGTGAACGGAACTCTTCTGGATGGCACTCAGGTTCTGAAAATCTATGTGAAGCAAGCAGAATCTCATTCAATTTTAGTTTCTTGGAAAGTTAATTCCAATGTCATGACTTCCAATTTAAAATGGTCATCAGCTACTATGAAGATTGACAACCCTCACATTACATACACTGCTAGGGTACCGGTTGACGTACATGAATATAACCTCACACATTTACAACCGTCTACAGATTACGAAGTGTGTCTAACCGTGTCAAATATCCATCAACAAACACAGAAGTCCTGCGTTAACGTTACAACAAAAAACGCGGCCTTTGCGCTAGATATTTCAGATCAAGAAACCAGCACTGCCCTTGCCGCAGTGATGGGATCAATGTTTGCTGTAATTAGCCTTGCCTCCATTTCTGTTTATATTACAAAaagatttaagagaaaaaacTACCACCattcattgaaaaaatatatgcaaaagacCTCTTCAATCCCACTGAATGAGCTCTATCCTCCACTTATTAATCtctgggaaggtgacagtgaaAAAGACAAGGATGGTTCTGCAGAGACCAAGCCAACCCAAGTCGACACATCCAGAAGCTATTACATGTGGTAA